In Nocardioides marinus, one DNA window encodes the following:
- a CDS encoding hydroxymethylglutaryl-CoA reductase produces MTLPKIPRDPADDYSAAAIAARREYAEEQTGARLEHVSSYSLGPGTLPGNIENFVGVAQVPIGLAGPLLVDGEHARGEFVVPMATTEGTLVASYSRGMKLCRAAGGITTTVLDDRMQRAPVFSFASAREARDFKVWLDGRFDEIAAAAQTTTSTGRLLDIQTFAASKHLYTRFNYSTGDAAGQNLTGKATFAACAWIKQHYPGELHFLLEGQFATDKKTSVVNMLHTRGKRVVAEITLPAALVEEQMHVSTDKLYAARMKGQLGSIMSVTNNNGNHSANGITAVFIATGQDVANVAESSALYGFSELLPNGDLYASVTLPSLIVATYGGGTGLATQRECLELLGCYGSGGVLKLAEIIAATVLAGELSLGSAVVAEEWVQAHDDLGRNRP; encoded by the coding sequence GTGACTCTCCCGAAGATCCCCCGCGACCCCGCCGACGACTACTCCGCCGCAGCGATCGCGGCGCGCCGGGAGTACGCCGAGGAGCAGACCGGCGCGCGGCTCGAGCACGTGTCGTCGTACTCGCTGGGGCCGGGCACGCTGCCGGGGAACATCGAGAACTTCGTCGGCGTCGCCCAGGTGCCGATCGGGTTGGCCGGTCCGCTGCTGGTCGACGGTGAGCACGCGCGGGGCGAGTTCGTGGTGCCGATGGCGACCACCGAGGGCACGCTGGTCGCGTCCTACAGCCGGGGGATGAAGCTGTGCCGCGCCGCCGGCGGCATCACCACCACCGTCCTCGACGACCGCATGCAGCGCGCCCCGGTCTTCTCCTTCGCCAGCGCGCGCGAGGCGCGCGACTTCAAGGTCTGGCTCGACGGGCGGTTCGACGAGATCGCCGCGGCTGCGCAGACCACCACGAGCACCGGACGGCTGCTCGACATCCAGACCTTCGCGGCGTCCAAGCACCTCTACACGCGCTTCAACTACTCCACCGGAGACGCAGCCGGCCAGAACCTCACAGGCAAGGCGACCTTCGCCGCGTGCGCGTGGATCAAGCAGCACTACCCCGGCGAGCTGCACTTCCTGCTCGAGGGCCAGTTCGCCACCGACAAGAAGACCTCGGTGGTCAACATGCTGCACACCCGCGGCAAGCGGGTGGTCGCCGAGATCACCCTGCCCGCGGCGCTGGTCGAGGAGCAGATGCACGTCTCGACCGACAAGCTCTACGCCGCGCGGATGAAGGGCCAGCTCGGCTCGATCATGAGCGTGACCAACAACAACGGCAACCACTCGGCCAACGGCATCACCGCGGTCTTCATCGCCACCGGGCAGGACGTCGCCAACGTCGCCGAGTCCTCCGCGCTCTACGGCTTCTCCGAGCTGCTGCCCAACGGTGACCTCTACGCCTCGGTCACGCTGCCCTCCCTCATCGTCGCGACGTACGGCGGTGGCACCGGCCTGGCCACCCAGCGCGAGTGCCTGGAGCTGCTCGGCTGCTACGGGAGCGGGGGTGTCCTCAAGCTGGCCGAGATCATCGCGGCGACCGTGCTGGCCGGCGAGCTGTCCCTGGGGTCGGCCGTCGTGGCGGAGGAGTGGGTGCAGGCCCACGACGACCTCGGCCGCAACCGGCCCTGA
- a CDS encoding MBL fold metallo-hydrolase translates to MRVHHLNAATMRPAGTLGGRLSPSEMVAHTLVVERPEGLLLVDTGFGRDDVAAPKRLGQPFRAMVRPALDPAETVHAQLIGLGLDPADVTDIALTHLDLDHAGGLSDFPTARVHVHEAELAAATAPTLREKARYLSVQWAHGPRWVTHTTAGESWMGLSAVRALTGAVGSEGEVLLVPLHGHTRGHCGVAVRTASGWLLHAGDSYFHTSEKQTPPEPPVGLRVYQRILAADDRLRRDNQERLREMYAAHAGEVTVFSAHDASEYAALT, encoded by the coding sequence GTGCGAGTCCACCACCTCAACGCGGCCACCATGCGTCCCGCCGGCACCCTCGGCGGCCGGCTCTCCCCGAGCGAGATGGTCGCCCACACCCTCGTGGTCGAGCGCCCCGAGGGCCTGCTCCTGGTCGACACCGGCTTCGGCCGCGACGACGTGGCCGCCCCGAAGCGCCTCGGGCAGCCGTTCCGGGCCATGGTGCGACCGGCGCTGGACCCGGCCGAGACCGTGCACGCCCAGCTGATCGGGTTGGGCCTCGACCCGGCCGACGTCACCGACATCGCGCTGACCCACCTCGACCTCGACCACGCGGGCGGGCTGTCGGACTTCCCCACCGCGCGGGTGCACGTGCACGAGGCGGAGCTGGCCGCCGCGACCGCGCCCACGCTGCGCGAGAAGGCGCGCTACCTGTCGGTCCAGTGGGCGCACGGCCCCCGGTGGGTGACCCACACGACGGCAGGGGAGTCCTGGATGGGGCTGTCCGCCGTTCGCGCCCTCACCGGCGCCGTGGGCTCGGAGGGGGAGGTGCTGCTGGTGCCCCTGCACGGCCACACGCGCGGTCACTGCGGGGTGGCGGTGCGCACGGCGTCCGGCTGGCTGCTGCACGCCGGCGACTCCTACTTCCACACCTCCGAGAAGCAGACGCCGCCCGAGCCGCCGGTCGGGCTGAGGGTCTACCAGCGGATCCTCGCCGCTGACGACCGGCTGCGCCGCGACAACCAGGAGCGGCTGCGCGAGATGTACGCCGCGCACGCCGGCGAGGTCACGGTCTTCTCCGCCCACGACGCCTCGGAGTACGCCGCCCTCACCTGA
- the gyrA gene encoding DNA gyrase subunit A: MQRAYIDYAMAVIVGRALPDVRDGLKPVHRRVLYAMYDGGYRPDRGFSKCSRVVGDVMGQYHPHGDTAIYDTLVRLAQPWVMRAPLVQGQGNFGSPGNDSAAAMRYTECRMAPLALEMVRDIEKETVDFQPNYDGRSQEPVVLPSRIPNLLVNGSAGIAVGMATNIPPHNLREVAAGATWALEHPDATKEELQDALIERIKGPDFPNGALIVGNTGTEQAYRTGRGSITQRAVIEVDEDAKGRTCLVITELPYMVNPDNLALKIAELADSGKVQGIADVRDDTSDRTGQRLVVVLKRDAVARVVLNNLLKHTELQTNFSANMLALVDGVPRTLSIDAFISNWVTHQIDVIVRRTSFLLREAEKRAHVYRGLVKALDALDEVIALIRRSPDVEDARQGLMDLLDIDEVQATAILDMQLRRLAALERQKIVDELAKIEAEIADYLDILASESRQRRIIIDELAEIVEKYGNERRTQIIAADGDLSMEDLIPDEELVVSITRGGYAKRTQRHQYRTQKRGGKGVRGATLRGDDVVEHFIATTNHHWLLFFTTAGRVYRTKAYNLPEAARDAKGGHVAGLLSFQPDESIAQVLAIRDYEQAPYLLLATRNGLVKKTRLADYNSPRQAGVIAINFREDDDELIGAELVHGEDDVLLVSRLGQAIRFRADDTQLRPMGRATSGVTGMKFREGDSLLSMSVIRATQVAAEEAAGLAEHDEESADVEATAEQVAEVKPQYVFTITDGGFAKRSRISEYRLQSRGGLGIKAMALTNADRGGLVGAFIVEDGDEILSITASGQVVRSPIDEAFRPTGRSTQGVKFVSPKKNDTVAVVARSVEAREDEEESIEGEAPADGPADGAAAEQVDGGVPSTEGATIESDPATSAETEDE, translated from the coding sequence ATGCAGCGCGCCTACATCGACTACGCGATGGCGGTCATCGTCGGCCGCGCGCTCCCCGACGTCCGCGACGGCCTCAAGCCGGTGCACCGCCGCGTGCTCTACGCGATGTACGACGGCGGCTACCGCCCCGACCGCGGGTTCTCCAAGTGCAGCCGCGTCGTCGGTGACGTCATGGGTCAGTACCACCCGCACGGCGACACCGCGATCTACGACACCCTCGTGCGCCTGGCGCAGCCGTGGGTGATGCGCGCCCCGCTGGTGCAGGGCCAGGGGAACTTCGGCTCGCCGGGCAACGACTCCGCCGCGGCCATGCGGTACACCGAGTGCCGGATGGCGCCGCTGGCGCTGGAGATGGTCCGCGACATCGAGAAGGAGACCGTCGACTTCCAGCCCAACTACGACGGCCGCTCCCAGGAGCCGGTGGTCCTGCCCTCGCGGATCCCGAACCTGCTGGTCAACGGCTCGGCGGGCATCGCGGTCGGCATGGCCACCAACATCCCCCCGCACAACCTGCGCGAGGTCGCCGCGGGCGCGACGTGGGCGCTGGAGCACCCCGACGCCACCAAGGAGGAGCTGCAGGACGCCCTCATCGAGCGGATCAAGGGCCCCGACTTCCCCAACGGTGCGCTGATCGTCGGCAACACCGGGACCGAGCAGGCCTACCGCACCGGCCGCGGCTCGATCACCCAGCGCGCGGTGATCGAGGTCGACGAGGACGCCAAGGGGCGCACCTGCCTGGTGATCACCGAGCTGCCCTACATGGTCAACCCCGACAACCTGGCGCTGAAGATCGCCGAGCTCGCCGACAGCGGCAAGGTGCAGGGCATCGCCGACGTCCGCGACGACACCTCCGACCGCACCGGTCAGCGGCTCGTGGTGGTGCTCAAGCGTGACGCGGTCGCCCGCGTGGTCCTCAACAACCTGCTCAAGCACACCGAGCTGCAGACCAACTTCAGCGCCAACATGCTGGCCCTGGTCGACGGGGTCCCCCGCACGCTGTCGATCGACGCCTTCATCAGCAACTGGGTGACCCACCAGATCGACGTGATCGTGCGGCGCACCAGCTTCCTGCTGCGCGAGGCCGAGAAGCGGGCCCACGTCTACCGTGGCCTGGTCAAGGCGCTCGACGCCCTCGACGAGGTCATCGCGCTGATCCGCCGCTCCCCCGACGTCGAGGACGCGCGGCAGGGGTTGATGGACCTGCTCGACATCGACGAGGTCCAGGCCACGGCCATCCTCGACATGCAGCTGCGTCGCCTGGCGGCCCTGGAGCGGCAGAAGATCGTCGACGAGCTGGCCAAGATCGAGGCCGAGATCGCCGACTACCTCGACATCCTGGCGAGCGAGAGCCGGCAGCGCCGGATCATCATCGACGAGCTGGCCGAGATCGTGGAGAAGTACGGCAACGAGCGGCGTACCCAGATCATCGCCGCCGACGGGGACCTGTCCATGGAGGACCTCATCCCCGACGAGGAGCTGGTCGTCTCCATCACCCGCGGCGGCTACGCCAAGCGGACCCAGCGTCACCAGTACCGCACCCAGAAGCGCGGCGGGAAGGGCGTGCGCGGCGCGACCCTGCGCGGCGACGACGTCGTCGAGCACTTCATCGCCACCACCAACCACCACTGGCTGCTGTTCTTCACCACCGCCGGGCGGGTCTACCGCACCAAGGCCTACAACCTTCCCGAGGCCGCGCGGGACGCCAAGGGCGGGCACGTCGCCGGGCTGTTGTCCTTCCAGCCCGACGAGTCGATCGCGCAGGTGCTGGCGATCCGTGACTACGAGCAGGCGCCGTACCTCCTGCTGGCGACCCGCAACGGCCTGGTCAAGAAGACCCGGCTGGCCGACTACAACTCCCCGCGCCAGGCCGGCGTGATCGCGATCAACTTCCGTGAGGACGACGACGAGCTGATCGGTGCCGAGCTGGTGCACGGCGAGGACGACGTCCTGCTGGTCTCGAGGCTGGGGCAGGCGATCCGGTTCCGCGCCGACGACACCCAGCTGCGGCCGATGGGGCGCGCGACCTCCGGCGTGACCGGCATGAAGTTCCGCGAGGGCGACTCGCTGCTGTCGATGTCGGTGATCCGGGCGACCCAGGTCGCGGCCGAGGAGGCCGCCGGGCTCGCCGAGCACGACGAGGAGTCGGCGGACGTCGAGGCGACCGCCGAGCAGGTCGCGGAGGTCAAGCCGCAGTACGTCTTCACCATCACCGACGGCGGCTTCGCCAAGCGCTCGCGGATCTCGGAGTACCGCCTGCAGTCGCGCGGTGGCCTGGGCATCAAGGCGATGGCGCTGACCAACGCCGACCGCGGCGGCCTCGTGGGCGCCTTCATCGTCGAGGACGGTGACGAGATCCTGTCCATCACCGCCTCCGGTCAGGTCGTGCGCAGCCCCATCGACGAGGCGTTCAGGCCCACCGGTCGCTCCACGCAGGGCGTGAAGTTCGTCAGCCCGAAGAAGAACGACACCGTCGCGGTGGTCGCCCGCTCCGTCGAGGCCCGCGAGGACGAGGAGGAGTCGATCGAGGGCGAGGCCCCGGCCGATGGCCCGGCCGACGGTGCAGCGGCCGAGCAGGTCGACGGTGGGGTGCCCTCGACCGAGGGTGCAACAATCGAGAGCGACCCCGCCACCAGCGCCGAGACCGAGGACGAGTGA
- a CDS encoding DUF721 domain-containing protein, with amino-acid sequence MTGDQHPPEDPGPPDGSPERPADAGGDAADGAAGPDDQPHADDGLDLARRMARSVAGSGLAPRRPRRKRRTGDPDRPSAADDRDPQLLDHTLARLVADHGWALDLKVRGVFARWAELVGAEIASHTTPETFAEGRLVVRTDSTAWKTQLTLLAPQLVARLNQDLGPGTVSVIEVVGPHLPTWRKGPRSTRDGRGPRDTYG; translated from the coding sequence GTGACCGGTGACCAGCACCCGCCCGAGGACCCCGGCCCCCCGGACGGCTCCCCGGAGAGACCTGCGGACGCCGGGGGCGACGCTGCGGACGGGGCCGCTGGACCCGACGACCAGCCCCACGCCGACGACGGGCTGGACCTCGCCCGGCGGATGGCCCGCTCGGTCGCCGGCTCCGGGCTGGCCCCCCGGCGTCCCCGGCGCAAGCGGCGTACCGGCGACCCCGACCGCCCCTCCGCCGCCGACGACCGGGACCCCCAGCTGCTCGACCACACCCTGGCGCGCCTGGTCGCCGACCACGGTTGGGCGCTGGACCTGAAGGTGCGTGGTGTCTTCGCCCGGTGGGCCGAGCTCGTCGGCGCGGAGATCGCCAGCCACACGACCCCGGAGACCTTCGCCGAGGGACGCCTGGTCGTGCGCACCGACTCCACCGCCTGGAAGACCCAGCTCACGCTGCTGGCGCCGCAGCTGGTGGCGCGGCTCAACCAGGACCTGGGCCCGGGCACGGTGAGCGTCATCGAGGTCGTGGGTCCGCACCTGCCCACCTGGCGCAAGGGTCCGCGGTCGACCCGCGACGGGCGCGGGCCGCGCGACACCTACGGGTGA
- the gnd gene encoding phosphogluconate dehydrogenase (NAD(+)-dependent, decarboxylating) — MHLGLVGLGKMGGNMRHRLRDAGHTVVGYDRDPELADVGSLEELVDALPSPKVVWVMVPAGAPTHETVDRLGELLGEGDLVVDGGNSRWTDDQAHAAALAEKGIGFVDCGVSGGVWGRENGYALMYGGSPEDVAKVQPAFDALKPPGEFGSVHAGKVGAGHFSKMVHNGIEYAVMQSYAEGWELLQAVDVVDNTTEVFRSWREGTVIRSWLLDLLVASLDDDPDLASIRGYADDSGEGRWTVEAGIENAVATPAITAALYARFVSRQDDSPAMKAVAAMRNQFGGHATRAASAGEPGPDPDLA; from the coding sequence ATGCACCTCGGACTCGTCGGCCTCGGCAAGATGGGCGGCAACATGCGCCATCGCCTCCGCGACGCCGGACACACCGTCGTGGGCTACGACCGGGACCCCGAGCTGGCCGACGTCGGGTCCCTCGAGGAGCTCGTCGACGCCCTGCCCAGCCCCAAGGTGGTCTGGGTGATGGTCCCGGCCGGCGCCCCCACCCACGAGACCGTCGACCGCCTCGGCGAGCTGCTGGGCGAGGGCGACCTGGTGGTCGACGGCGGCAACTCCCGCTGGACCGACGACCAGGCCCATGCCGCGGCGCTCGCCGAGAAGGGCATCGGCTTCGTGGACTGCGGCGTCTCCGGCGGGGTCTGGGGACGCGAGAACGGCTACGCGCTGATGTACGGCGGCAGCCCCGAGGACGTGGCGAAGGTCCAGCCCGCCTTCGACGCGCTCAAGCCGCCGGGCGAGTTCGGCTCGGTGCACGCGGGCAAGGTGGGCGCCGGCCACTTCTCCAAGATGGTCCACAACGGCATCGAGTACGCCGTCATGCAGTCCTACGCCGAGGGCTGGGAGCTGCTGCAGGCCGTCGACGTCGTCGACAACACCACCGAGGTCTTCCGGTCCTGGCGCGAGGGCACCGTCATCCGCTCCTGGCTGCTGGACCTGCTGGTCGCCTCCCTCGACGACGACCCCGACCTGGCCTCCATCCGGGGCTACGCCGACGACTCGGGCGAGGGACGGTGGACCGTCGAGGCCGGGATCGAGAACGCGGTGGCCACGCCGGCCATCACGGCCGCGCTCTACGCGCGGTTCGTCTCCCGCCAGGACGACTCCCCCGCCATGAAGGCGGTGGCCGCGATGCGCAACCAGTTCGGCGGTCACGCCACCCGTGCGGCCTCCGCGGGCGAGCCCGGACCGGACCCCGACCTGGCATGA
- a CDS encoding DLW-39 family protein, with amino-acid sequence MKKIVLILLAVGSALVAKRKLEESKAEQALWAEATDPVNS; translated from the coding sequence GTGAAGAAGATCGTGCTGATCCTGCTCGCCGTCGGCAGTGCTCTGGTCGCGAAGCGCAAGCTCGAGGAGTCCAAGGCCGAGCAGGCCCTGTGGGCAGAGGCGACCGACCCGGTCAACAGCTGA
- the gyrB gene encoding DNA topoisomerase (ATP-hydrolyzing) subunit B, whose protein sequence is MSEENPVETPQPSAPQPPNGVEYDASAIQVLEGLEAVRKRPGMYIGSTGERGLHHLIWEIVDNAVDERMAGYCDRIVVTLCADGAVRVEDNGRGIPTDTAPGQELPALTLALTVLHAGGKFGGGGYKVSGGLHGVGVSVVNALSTHVVAEVKNRGHLWRQTFSLGVPDGPLEQVRPMTDGERTGTTITWWASPDIFETTTYSLETITSRIREMAFLNKGLEIVVRDEREGAEAVAEAVEDDTVDTSAEGSDAPQRSGGALEQVFRYDNGLVDFVTHLNRTKHAANPTIISFEAESPDDVENHMSLEIAMQWTDTYTESVHTFANAINTAEGGTHEEGFRAALTSLVNGWGEDWGLVKKPEDRVKGEDIREGLTAIISIKLAEPQFEGQTKGKLGNTEARGFTQRIVNDKLGAWFEENPAEGREIIRKAQAAAQARNAARKARDLARDRKGLLGRAGLPGKLSDCQSTNPAECEVFIVEGDSAGGSARQGRDPRIQAILPIRGKILNVEKARIDKVLANTEVQSIISALGTGITDEFDLDKLRYHKVVLMADADVDGHHINTLLLTLLFRFMKPLIEHGHVYMAQPPLYRLRWNKPHEHEFVYSDAERDALLRDGQAEGKKLPKENPVQRYKGLGEMNAKELWETTMDPDNRLMLQVTLDDAAHADEIFSILMGEDVDQRRSFIQRNAKDVRFLDI, encoded by the coding sequence GTGTCCGAGGAGAACCCGGTCGAGACCCCCCAGCCGAGCGCTCCCCAGCCTCCCAACGGAGTGGAGTACGACGCCTCGGCCATCCAGGTCCTCGAGGGGCTCGAGGCGGTCCGCAAGCGTCCCGGCATGTACATCGGCTCGACCGGTGAACGGGGTCTGCACCACCTGATCTGGGAGATCGTGGACAACGCGGTCGACGAGCGGATGGCCGGCTACTGCGACCGGATCGTCGTCACGCTGTGCGCCGACGGCGCGGTGCGCGTGGAGGACAACGGCCGCGGCATCCCCACCGACACCGCCCCCGGGCAGGAGCTGCCCGCCCTGACCCTGGCGCTCACGGTGCTGCACGCGGGCGGCAAGTTCGGCGGTGGCGGCTACAAGGTCTCCGGCGGTCTGCACGGCGTGGGCGTCTCGGTCGTCAACGCGCTGTCGACCCACGTCGTGGCGGAGGTCAAGAACCGCGGTCACCTGTGGCGCCAGACCTTCTCCCTCGGCGTGCCCGACGGGCCGCTGGAGCAGGTGCGGCCGATGACCGACGGCGAGCGCACCGGCACCACGATCACCTGGTGGGCCAGCCCCGACATCTTCGAGACCACGACGTACTCCCTGGAGACCATCACCTCCCGGATCCGGGAGATGGCCTTCCTCAACAAGGGTCTCGAGATCGTCGTGCGCGACGAGCGCGAGGGCGCCGAGGCCGTCGCCGAGGCGGTCGAGGACGACACCGTCGACACCTCCGCCGAGGGCAGCGACGCCCCGCAGCGCTCCGGCGGAGCGCTGGAGCAGGTCTTCCGCTACGACAACGGCCTGGTCGACTTCGTCACCCACCTCAACCGCACCAAGCACGCGGCCAACCCCACGATCATCTCGTTCGAGGCCGAGTCCCCCGACGACGTCGAGAACCACATGAGCCTCGAGATCGCGATGCAGTGGACCGACACCTACACCGAGTCGGTGCACACCTTCGCCAACGCCATCAACACCGCCGAGGGCGGCACCCACGAGGAGGGCTTCCGTGCGGCCCTGACCTCGCTGGTCAACGGCTGGGGCGAGGACTGGGGCCTGGTCAAGAAGCCCGAGGACCGCGTCAAGGGCGAGGACATCCGCGAGGGTCTGACCGCGATCATCTCGATCAAGCTCGCCGAGCCCCAGTTCGAGGGGCAGACCAAGGGCAAGCTCGGCAACACCGAGGCCCGCGGCTTCACCCAGCGCATCGTCAACGACAAGCTGGGGGCGTGGTTCGAGGAGAACCCCGCCGAGGGCCGCGAGATCATCCGCAAGGCGCAGGCCGCGGCGCAGGCGCGCAACGCCGCGCGCAAGGCGCGCGACCTGGCCCGCGACCGCAAGGGGCTGCTGGGTCGCGCCGGACTGCCCGGCAAGCTCTCGGACTGCCAGTCGACCAACCCCGCCGAGTGCGAGGTCTTCATCGTCGAGGGTGACTCCGCCGGCGGCTCGGCCCGCCAGGGCCGCGACCCGCGCATCCAGGCGATCCTGCCGATCCGCGGGAAGATCCTCAACGTCGAGAAGGCCCGCATCGACAAGGTGCTGGCCAACACCGAGGTCCAGTCGATCATCTCCGCGCTCGGCACCGGCATCACCGACGAGTTCGACCTGGACAAGCTGCGCTACCACAAGGTCGTGCTGATGGCCGACGCCGACGTCGACGGCCACCACATCAACACCCTGCTGCTGACGCTGCTCTTCCGCTTCATGAAGCCGCTGATCGAGCACGGTCACGTCTACATGGCCCAGCCCCCGCTCTACCGGCTGCGGTGGAACAAGCCGCACGAGCACGAGTTCGTCTACTCCGACGCCGAGCGCGACGCGCTGCTGCGCGACGGTCAGGCCGAGGGCAAGAAGCTGCCCAAGGAGAACCCGGTCCAGCGCTACAAGGGTCTGGGTGAGATGAACGCCAAGGAGCTGTGGGAGACCACCATGGACCCCGACAACCGGCTCATGCTCCAGGTGACCCTCGACGACGCCGCGCACGCCGACGAGATCTTCTCGATCCTCATGGGCGAGGACGTCGACCAGCGCCGCTCCTTCATCCAGCGCAACGCCAAGGACGTCCGATTCCTCGATATCTAG
- the recF gene encoding DNA replication/repair protein RecF (All proteins in this family for which functions are known are DNA-binding proteins that assist the filamentation of RecA onto DNA for the initiation of recombination or recombinational repair.): protein MHVSHLTLHDFRSYPVAEVPLEPGVTAFVGRNGQGKTNLVEAVDYLSRLSSHRVASDAPLVRAGAERAVVRAAVVRDGRTAVLEVEINPGKSNRAKVNRSPLPRARELIGLVRTVVFAPDDLTLVKGDPSDRRRFLDDLLVLRAPRLAGVRSDYDRILRQRNSLLKTAGTARRGSSSGEGALATLSVWDSHLARTGGELLAERLRLVEALRPHIATAYAAVARGAGRDAADVEYRPSLELPERAHELDAHELGDRILVEVEARRRDELDRGISLVGPHRDDLLLTLGPGEEGGEEEGVQHVPPRLPVKGYASHGESWSFALALRLASYDLLRSEGDDPILVLDDVFAELDAERRDQLAALVAGAEQVLVTAAVPEDVPQALAGARFLVAGGEVTRDR, encoded by the coding sequence GTGCACGTCTCGCACCTGACCCTGCACGACTTCCGCTCCTACCCGGTCGCGGAGGTCCCGCTCGAGCCGGGTGTCACCGCGTTCGTGGGGCGCAACGGCCAGGGGAAGACCAACCTCGTCGAGGCCGTGGACTACCTCTCCCGGCTCAGCTCGCACCGCGTCGCCTCCGACGCGCCGCTCGTGCGCGCCGGCGCGGAGCGGGCCGTGGTGCGGGCGGCGGTGGTGCGCGACGGACGCACCGCGGTGCTCGAGGTGGAGATCAATCCCGGGAAGAGCAACCGGGCGAAGGTCAACCGCTCGCCCCTGCCGCGGGCGCGTGAGCTGATCGGCCTGGTCCGCACCGTGGTCTTCGCCCCCGACGACCTCACCCTGGTCAAGGGCGACCCGTCGGACCGCCGCAGGTTCCTCGACGACCTGCTGGTCCTGCGGGCCCCCCGGCTGGCCGGGGTCCGCTCCGACTACGACCGGATCCTGCGCCAGCGCAACTCGCTGCTCAAGACCGCCGGCACCGCACGCCGGGGGAGCTCCTCGGGCGAGGGCGCCCTGGCCACCTTGTCGGTCTGGGACTCCCACCTGGCCCGCACCGGTGGCGAGCTGCTCGCCGAGCGGCTCCGGCTCGTCGAGGCGCTGCGGCCGCACATCGCCACGGCGTACGCCGCCGTCGCGCGCGGTGCCGGGCGCGACGCCGCCGACGTGGAGTACCGCCCGAGCCTGGAGCTCCCCGAGCGCGCGCACGAGCTGGACGCGCACGAGCTGGGCGACCGGATCCTGGTGGAGGTGGAGGCCCGACGCCGCGACGAGCTCGACCGGGGGATCTCCCTGGTCGGCCCCCACCGCGACGACCTCCTGCTCACGCTCGGGCCCGGCGAGGAGGGCGGCGAGGAGGAGGGGGTGCAGCACGTCCCGCCCCGGCTCCCGGTGAAGGGCTACGCCTCGCACGGGGAGTCGTGGTCCTTCGCGCTCGCGCTGCGGCTGGCCTCCTACGACCTGCTGCGCTCCGAGGGCGACGACCCCATCCTGGTCCTCGACGACGTCTTCGCCGAGCTCGACGCCGAGCGGCGCGACCAGCTCGCCGCCCTGGTGGCCGGCGCGGAGCAGGTGCTCGTGACGGCGGCCGTCCCCGAGGACGTGCCGCAGGCGCTCGCCGGTGCCCGGTTCCTGGTGGCGGGCGGGGAGGTCACCCGTGACCGGTGA
- a CDS encoding DUF3566 domain-containing protein, whose protein sequence is MTDRSTEQRTTRPGPARKPAETPARPPLAERISQRLARTEDSSAARPASGRPPRRARLRLTRVDPWSVMKTSFLLSIAFAIVTVVSVAMVWAVLGGAGVWDSINATVSDVVGEEGASDFDIENYLGTSRVLGFTMLIAAIDVVLLTAVATLTAFLYNMSAALLGGVDVTLAEDN, encoded by the coding sequence ATGACGGACCGTTCCACCGAGCAGCGGACGACCCGACCGGGTCCCGCCCGCAAGCCGGCGGAGACCCCCGCCCGACCTCCGCTCGCCGAGCGGATCTCCCAGCGGCTGGCCCGCACCGAGGACTCCTCGGCCGCCCGTCCTGCGTCGGGGCGTCCCCCGCGGCGGGCCCGGCTCCGGCTGACCCGGGTCGACCCGTGGTCGGTCATGAAGACCTCGTTCCTGCTCTCGATCGCCTTCGCCATCGTGACGGTCGTCTCCGTCGCGATGGTCTGGGCGGTCCTCGGCGGGGCCGGGGTCTGGGACTCCATCAACGCCACCGTCAGCGACGTGGTCGGCGAGGAGGGGGCCTCGGACTTCGACATCGAGAACTACCTCGGCACCTCCCGGGTCCTGGGCTTCACGATGCTCATCGCCGCCATCGACGTGGTCCTGCTGACCGCCGTCGCAACCCTCACCGCGTTCCTCTACAACATGAGCGCGGCCCTGCTCGGGGGCGTGGACGTCACCCTGGCCGAGGACAACTGA